A part of Schistosoma mansoni strain Puerto Rico chromosome W, complete genome genomic DNA contains:
- a CDS encoding dcc1-related: MSTSRTYESMKKLLECAKLDISFTSNIFQSVKFDCPLLSEEYKLIEVPNWLADEVMHKKENQAITLKSEHKPNNTGRVFACISDKTFSVIEAKTSNTLLLASNWCLPSSDRPKENLVLVTPIQAVKNNYFELQQCSAPSLKQLRLLLSSSLYYGPVDDECDSKNKSSNLSYFDRDTVETRLPCSKLELNEAFRRLHVCEINGYLRMLDHEYMTQLGNRKALDSKDVYVYPRNSKICQIVGEHLLSVISSFDLNDFLTLWKASVPNGLRPKLRRHLTCAGRAYCEITPLPTNGTSVKLEGNDIRSRFRCISLLRSEDLPDESVEARLNALFERCSVWPEPEIGSFLTELLPPQPPRKNSSSKLLVPEKGSQVDTFSDVSYADSDSDFSYEDYCTESTETVSALEDVPIPTPPAVCSLLNKFCRINNSSVGRLLTQRHSK; this comes from the exons ATGTCAACCTCAAGAACATATGAATCAATGAAGAAATTACTTGAATGTGCTAAATTGGATATCTCTTTCACATCAAACATATTTCAGTCAGTGAAATTTGACTGTCCATTATTATCCGAAGAGtacaaattgattgaagtgCCGAATTGGTTAGCCGATGAAGTGATGCATAAAAAAGAGAACCAAGCTATAACTTTAAAAAGTGAACATAAACCTAATAATACAGGGCGTGTATTTGCTTGCATAAGTGACAAAACGTTTTCGGTTATAGAAGCAAAAACGTCTAATACACTCCTTTTAGCCTCTAATTGGTGTCTGCCTTCATCCGATAGGCCTAAAGAGAATTTAGTACTTGTTACACCAATTCAAGCTGTCAAAAATAATTACTTTGAACTTCAGCAATGTTCAGCTCCATCTTTAAAACAACTGAGGCTTTTGTTATCTTCATCTCTTTACTATGGTCCTGTTGATGATGAGTGTGATTCGAAGAATAAAAGCTCTAATCTCAGCTATTTTGATCGTGATACTGTTGAAACCCGACTGCCATGCAGTAAGCTGGAGCTTAATGAGGCGTTTCGACGATTGCACGTATGTGAAATCAATGGATATTTACGAATGCTTGATCATGAATACATGACACAG TTAGGAAATCGAAAAGCACTCGATTCTAAAGATGTGTACGTTTACCCGCGGAATTCGAAAATTTGTCAAATAGTTGGGGAACATCTACTATCAGTTATTAGCAGCTTTGACCTAAATGACTTCCTAACACTGTGGAAAGCATCAGTTCCCAACGGACTGCGACCGAAGCTTCGTCGTCATTTGACTTGCGCTGGACGTGCATATTGTGAAATAACACCCTTACCTACAAATGGTACAAGCGTAAAACTGGAAGGTAATGACATCCGTTCTCGATTTCGATGTATTTCCCTGTTACGTTCTGAGGACTTACCTGATGAGAGTGTTGAGGCGCGTCTTAATGCATTATTTGAGAGATGTTCTGTGTGGCCCGAACCAGAAATAGGTAGTTTCTTAACAGAATTGTTACCCCCACAACCTCCCAGGAAAAATTCTTCTTCCAAACTCTTAGTCCCAGAAAAGGGATCTCAAGTAGACAcgttttctgacgtttcgtatgCTGATTCTGATTCAGACTTCAGTTATGAAGATTATTGTACAGAGTCTACTGAAACTGTTTCAGCACTGGAAGATGTACCCATACCAACGCCACCTGCTGTTTGTTCACTGCTAAACAAATTCTGTCGTATTAATAATAGTTCAGTCGGACGTTTATTAACTCAACGACATTCGAAGTAG